One part of the [Pantoea] beijingensis genome encodes these proteins:
- a CDS encoding heavy metal-binding domain-containing protein: MKLSTTPTLEGQPITEYCGVVTGEAILGANIFRDFFAGIRDIVGGRSGAYEKELRKARLVAFEEMEEQAKALGADAIVGIDIDYETVGKDSSMLMVSVSGTAVKIR; this comes from the coding sequence ATGAAACTATCAACAACCCCCACGCTGGAAGGGCAACCTATTACCGAGTATTGCGGTGTTGTCACGGGAGAAGCGATTCTCGGTGCTAATATATTTCGCGACTTCTTTGCCGGTATCCGCGATATCGTCGGCGGTCGATCGGGTGCCTATGAAAAAGAGCTGCGCAAAGCACGTCTGGTAGCGTTTGAAGAGATGGAAGAACAGGCCAAAGCGCTGGGCGCTGATGCCATCGTCGGCATTGATATTGATTATGAAACCGTCGGCAAAGACAGTAGTATGCTGATGGTCAGCGTAAGCGGCACAGCCGTAAAAATACGCTGA
- a CDS encoding N-acetylmuramoyl-L-alanine amidase — MRYWLLIAVMLLTACGTKGIEQHKGYEVDRRQEAFGARPRIKMLVIHYTAEDFPSSLSTLTARQVSAHYLIPAQQQPKKSGVPRIWQLVPEAQLAWHAGPSFWRGATRINDTSIGIEIVNDGYYRTMEGVRWAPFTAQQIAVLQRLIPDIVARYGIEPSNIVGHSDIAPQRKQDPGPLFPWQQLADAGIGAWPDADRVQFWLNGRAPGESVPVADVLDVLARYGYDVTPDMTPRQQQKVIAAFQMHFRPADYRGLPDAETEAIAEALLEKYPTRI; from the coding sequence ATGCGCTATTGGCTTCTTATCGCGGTGATGTTGCTCACCGCTTGCGGTACAAAGGGAATCGAACAACATAAAGGCTACGAAGTGGATCGGCGTCAAGAGGCCTTCGGCGCCAGACCGCGCATTAAAATGTTGGTGATCCACTACACCGCTGAGGATTTTCCTTCCTCGCTTTCCACGCTGACCGCGCGTCAGGTTAGCGCACATTATTTGATCCCGGCACAACAGCAACCAAAGAAATCTGGCGTTCCACGCATCTGGCAATTGGTGCCGGAAGCGCAGTTGGCATGGCATGCCGGGCCTAGTTTCTGGCGCGGAGCCACTCGTATCAACGACACTTCTATCGGCATTGAAATTGTCAATGATGGCTACTACCGTACAATGGAAGGGGTGCGCTGGGCACCTTTTACCGCCCAACAAATTGCCGTACTGCAACGATTGATCCCGGATATTGTCGCGCGCTACGGCATCGAACCATCGAATATTGTCGGTCACAGCGATATTGCGCCACAGCGCAAACAGGATCCTGGCCCGCTGTTCCCCTGGCAACAACTAGCTGATGCGGGCATCGGTGCCTGGCCTGATGCTGATAGGGTGCAGTTTTGGCTCAATGGACGTGCCCCTGGAGAGAGCGTGCCGGTGGCGGATGTACTCGACGTGCTGGCGCGTTATGGCTACGACGTCACGCCAGATATGACGCCGCGGCAGCAGCAAAAAGTGATCGCTGCATTTCAGATGCATTTCCGTCCGGCGGACTACCGTGGTCTGCCGGATGCAGAAACCGAAGCCATTGCTGAGGCGCTGTTGGAAAAATATCCTACAAGAATATAG
- the ltaE gene encoding low-specificity L-threonine aldolase → MIDLRSDTVTRPDAAMLAAMMSAETGDDVYGDDPTVNALEAEAARLSGKEAALFLPSGTQANLVALLSHCQRGEEYIVGQQAHNYKYEAGGAAVLGSIQPQPIDASADGTLPLDVVASVIKPDDIHFARTKLLSIENTHNGKVLPLAWLQQAWEFTRERQLALHIDGARIFNAAVALNVPLESISRYCDTLTICLSKGLGAPVGSILCGPATYIQQARRWRKMTGGGMRQAGILAAAGLYALANNVTRLKEDHDNAAWLAAELEGIGAEVLRQDTNMLFIRMSGQKAVLLKSYMKQRGILISTGAITRLVTHLDVDRHALETLVSHWKAFTAA, encoded by the coding sequence GTGATTGATTTACGCAGTGACACAGTAACCCGTCCAGATGCCGCGATGCTGGCAGCAATGATGTCGGCGGAAACGGGCGATGATGTCTATGGTGATGACCCAACAGTGAACGCGCTTGAAGCTGAAGCCGCTCGATTAAGCGGGAAAGAGGCCGCGCTGTTTCTTCCCTCAGGTACTCAAGCAAATCTTGTCGCCTTACTCAGCCATTGCCAGCGCGGTGAGGAATATATCGTTGGCCAGCAGGCCCATAATTACAAATATGAAGCCGGTGGGGCAGCAGTACTTGGCAGCATCCAGCCTCAACCGATTGATGCTTCGGCGGATGGCACTTTACCGTTGGATGTGGTGGCATCGGTGATTAAACCTGACGATATACACTTCGCCCGAACCAAACTACTTAGTATTGAAAACACCCATAACGGCAAAGTATTACCACTGGCGTGGCTTCAGCAGGCGTGGGAATTCACTCGTGAACGTCAGTTAGCGCTGCATATAGATGGCGCACGTATTTTTAATGCGGCTGTTGCGCTGAATGTGCCACTGGAGTCCATTAGCCGTTACTGCGATACCCTGACTATCTGCCTGTCAAAAGGGCTTGGCGCGCCGGTAGGCTCAATACTCTGCGGGCCCGCCACCTACATTCAGCAGGCCCGCCGCTGGCGAAAAATGACCGGTGGAGGCATGCGCCAGGCAGGCATTCTTGCGGCTGCCGGGTTATACGCACTGGCGAACAATGTTACACGATTAAAAGAGGATCATGACAATGCTGCATGGCTGGCAGCCGAGCTGGAGGGTATTGGCGCGGAGGTTTTGCGTCAGGATACCAATATGCTATTCATTCGCATGTCCGGGCAAAAAGCAGTCTTACTGAAAAGCTATATGAAACAGCGAGGTATTCTGATTTCTACCGGCGCGATTACCCGTTTAGTCACGCATCTTGACGTTGATCGTCATGCGCTGGAAACACTGGTTTCACACTGGAAGGCTTTTACCGCAGCCTGA